A genomic region of Caenorhabditis elegans chromosome V contains the following coding sequences:
- the Y75B12A.2 gene encoding Si:dkey-194e6.1 (Confirmed by transcript evidence), with amino-acid sequence MCSYSLAPAIFCLFFIPMVSATGHLRLELTASSHFSLHLSTNSSLQIVELAMGSTRTLSFHPKDHQETLEIVFSKEFNFPLKYAYKMETDDSSYQTFAFTDIVLLVKSTFKCDAGFNGKSCQEKTTSTTTTTSTKTEIQTTTTTVLISEVPSTTPIINAAAFQQFDNSNTIMCSVLIIVTATLLVLVLIAFFLLKFQKKNVYIRPGTPNLEKCPMKLEDSGFSSPTSPRYTAEPHSLF; translated from the exons ATGTGCTCTTATTCTCTTGCTCCGGCAATTTTCTGTCTTTTCTTTATTCCAATGGTCTCTGCTACTGGACATCTTCGTCTTGAGCTCACTGCTTCCAGTCATTTTTCATTGCATCTTTCAACAAATTCAAGTCTTCAAATTGTCGAATTGGCAATGGGATCTACAAGAACTCTCAGTTTTCATCCAAAAGATCATCAAGAGACtcttgaaattgtattttcgaAGGAATTCAACTTCCCATTGAAGTATGCTTATAAAATGGAAACTGATGATAGTAGCTATCAAACATTTGCATTCACTGATATTGTTCTTCTTGTTAAATCGACTTTTAAATGTGATGCTggttttaatggaaaatcaTGTCAAGAGAAGACTACAAGTACAACTACTACTACTTCCACTAAAACTGAAATCCAAACTACAACCACTACAGTTTTGATTTCGGAAGTTCCATCAACTACTCCAATTATTAATGCTGCAGCATTCCAACA ATTCGACAACTCTAATACTATTATGTGCTCAGTTCTTATCATCGTCACAGCCACTCTCCTGGTTTTGGTTCTGATCGCTTTCTTCttactcaaatttcaaaagaaaaatgtctACATTCGACCGGGAACTccgaatttagaaaaatgtccaATGAAATTGGAAGATTCTGGATTTTCATCTCCTACAAGCCCAAGATACACCGCAGAGCCACATAGCCTTTTTTGA
- the T01G5.7 gene encoding RING-type domain-containing protein (Confirmed by transcript evidence), which produces MRTLAFIENFISTVPFAMGQSMTKLKKGLEGQSNLISKLMKKHEANIPFIEDTMATDIEKVLETNQKLQLAFAELDEQSEKINSLETQQHKLVAELSKMEIERSNSAIEIMKKDKQLRTTEEQLIMMANLGEELGNDAKRYRSELESAHEELYQTYTIFDKEKSDLCELIEEQTKKLTESNAKQESRKECPICCWNYDNEDRLPRVMDCGHTMCHTCIISTINESDTEPICPFDREPMFGPITLGPLDPYQLPQNRCIME; this is translated from the exons ATGAGGACATTggcatttattgaaaacttcatCAGCACCGTTCCATTTGCGATGGGTCAAAGTATGACAAAACTGAAGAAGGGGCTTGAAGGTCAAAGCAATTTAATTTCTAAGTtgatgaaaaaacatgaaGCCAACATTCCTTTTATCGAAGATACGATGGCAACGGATATTGAAAAAGTGCTGGAAACGAATCAAAAGCTTCAATTAGCTTTTGCTGAGTTGGATGAGCAAAGCGAGAAAATCAATAGTCTGGAAACACAACAACACAAACTTGTGGCAGAGCTTTCAAAAATGGAGATTGAACGTTCAAATTCTGCCATTGAGATTATGAAAAAGGATAAACAATTGAGGACGACTGAAGAACAATTGATAATGATGGCTAACTTGGGAGAGGAGCTTGGAAACGACGCGAAACGATATAGGAGTGAATTGGAATCTGCTCACGAAGAGCTCTATCAGACATACACCATCTTTGACAAAGAAAAATCCGATCTGTGTGAGCTGATTGAGGAACAAACAAAGAAATTGACAGAATCGAATGCCAAGCAGGAGTCCCGTAAAGAGTGCCCGATTTGCTGTTGGAATTATGACAACGAAGATAGACTTCCCAGAGTAATGG ACTGCGGTCACACTATGTGCCACACGTGTATTATCAGTACCATCAACGAGTCCGATACAGAAccaatttgcccatttgacAGAGAGCCGATGTTTGGACCCATCACACTTGGCCCACTTGACCCATACCAGCTCCCACAAAATCGTTGTATTATGgaataa
- the T01G5.6 gene encoding uncharacterized protein (Partially confirmed by transcript evidence) — MRAPLLSHLFARFTGRARRREGYTTSKKLQFKQITTPTFCRFSPIAFVVSVPYFDLEISVPTGIFVSSFNLYPALDAFILMYVLTDYRNALKRKNNVFFCDFK, encoded by the coding sequence ATGAGGGCGCCTCTTTTAAGCCATCTCTTCGCCCGTTTTACCGGACGGGCCAGGAGAAGGGAGGGCTATACGAcgtccaaaaaattacaatttaaaCAAATCACAACGCCCACATTTTGCCGATTCTCACCTATTGCCTTTGTTGTATCCGTACCATATTTTGACTTGGAAATAAGTGTGCCTACTGGAATTTTTGTATCTTCGTTTAATCTTTATCCAGCTCTCGATGCTTTCATTCTGATGTATGTTTTGACAGATTATCGAAATGCTTTGAAACGTaagaataatgtttttttctgtgattttaaGTGA